One part of the Anopheles coustani chromosome 2, idAnoCousDA_361_x.2, whole genome shotgun sequence genome encodes these proteins:
- the LOC131262408 gene encoding uncharacterized protein LOC131262408, with amino-acid sequence MEHDIVRKYSDDRVKVSGWSERIQQYPYDCPSSTVGRAVYRTFGYTTKHFLPRTSTQEMGDAVWNRYLEKRRRQHASSADEACGRRTSTRPEVNHCPYITSYQSDFVDRFPAFRKLMMINASREGEK; translated from the exons ATGGAGCACGACATTGTGCGAAAGTATTCGGACGATCGGGTCAAAGTTTCCGGATGGTCCGAGCGTATCCAGCAGTATCCATACGATTGTCCCTCGAGCACCGTCGGG CGTGCCGTTTACAGGACCTTCGGATACACGACCAAACACTTTCTGCCTCGAACGAGCACTCAGGAAATGGGCGATGCGGTGTGGAACCGTTATCTGGAAAAGCGTCGGCGTCAGCATGCATCCTCTGCGGACGAAGCGTGTGGCCGTAGAACTTCCACTCGACCCGAGGTCAACCATTGCCCATACATCACCAGCTACCAGAGCGACTTCGTCGATCGGTTTCCGGCATTTCGAAAG ttgatgatgataaatgcGAGCCGGGAGGGTGAGAAGTAG
- the LOC131263419 gene encoding neuroguidin-A, with protein sequence MVQALDEYDIQPDLPQALRLLDEMNNNFKQVSDLVGNMLQRVKTGELSTEYGLNFLEIKYHMLLNYLINLTYVVLRKCSGHRIEKDPSIDRLIEIRTVLEKIRPIDYKLRYQIDKLVKTAVAGSSSGTADPTSFRANPANLTSQMPEPGETAGDDGDAGNGSDDGADSDSSAKVMLKLKRAKEAARKKAAGPGGAADVDAADGEEAAGTGRRSKPDVYVPPKLTSMPYEEDSKADRARRQLERARKHALGSSLIQDLKDEYLDTPVELSSSSRAQQILSRREREREEFEETYLTRLPTTKADKHRSRKLTTLATLGDELTSFTDLSVLNDDYPSTSAAGRGGKKRKAAKVNKMQGKKRRFR encoded by the exons GCATTAGACGAGTACGATATCCAGCCGGATCTGCCACAGGCGCTGCGACTGCTGGACGAGATGAACAATAACTTCAAGCAGGTGTCCGACCTGGTGGGCAACATGCTGCAGCGGGTGAAAACCGGCGAACTGTCGACCGAGTATGGGCTGAACTTTTTGGAAATCAAGTACCACATGCTGCTGAACTATCTCATCAATCTGACGTACGTCGTGCTGAGGAAATGCTCCG GACACCGTATCGAGAAGGATCCATCGATTGATCGACTGATTGAAATACGAACCGTGCTTGAGAAGATTCGACCCATCGACTACAAGCTGCGCTATCAGATCGACAAGCTCGTAAAGACGGCAGTCGCCGGAAGCAGCTCGGGCACAGCCGATCCAACTTCATTCCGAGCGAACCCGGCGAATCTGACGTCTCAAATGCCGGAACCGGGCGAAACGGCGGGTGACGACGGGGACGCCGGCAACGGTTCGGACGATGGTGCCGACTCGGACAGCTCCGCGAAGGTGATGCTTAAACTGAAGCGCGCGAAAGAAGCTGCTCGCAAAAAGGCAGCAGGTCCCGGCGGTGCCGCCGACGTCGACGCTGCTGATGGTGAGGAGGCGGCTGGTACCGGGCGGCGAAGTAAGCCGGACGTGTACGTGCCACCGAAACTGACATCGATGCCTTACGAGGAGGACTCGAAAGCCGATCGGGCCCGCAGACAGCTGGAGCGAGCACGGAAGCATGCGCTCGGCTCATCGCTGATACAGGATCTGAAGGACGAGTATCTCGACACGCCGGTCGAGCTGTCGAGCAGCTCCCGCGCGCAACAGATTCTATCGCGCCGCGAGCGGGAACGGGAGGAGTTCGAAGAGACATACCTTACCCGCTTGCCGACCACGAAGGCGGACAAACACCGTAGCCGAAAGCTGACGACACTTG cTACCTTGGGCGACGAATTGACGAGTTTCACCGATTTAAGCGTGCTGAATGACGACTATCCGTCCACATCGGCAGCCGGTCGTGGTGGTAAGAAGCGTAAAGCTGCGAAAGTGAATAAAATGCAAGGTAAGAAGCGTCGGTTCCGTTAA